Proteins encoded by one window of Melopsittacus undulatus isolate bMelUnd1 chromosome 21, bMelUnd1.mat.Z, whole genome shotgun sequence:
- the IKZF4 gene encoding zinc finger protein Eos isoform X3, whose protein sequence is MDIEDCNGRSYISGICSSWKVSGCVRPASAADMHTQPGLQRCFQGVGCENTPGYLQQGKGSWAGSGCPWQTPVPAAPSQRNIWGLAHRCLPLPKGSGDSSLEKEFSSAIVGPPVSTPNSQHSSPSRSLSANSIKVEMYSDEEGSRLLGQDERMLDKDDSVIVEDSLSEPLGYCDGPGQEPHSPGGIRLPNGKLKCDICGMVCIGPNVLMVHKRSHTGERPFHCNQCGASFTQKGNLLRHIKLHSGEKPFKCPFCNYACRRRDALTGHLRTHSVSSPTVGKPYKCNYCGRSYKQQSTLEEHKERCHGYLQSLHPEPPALPSHAGDEMRELEMVPEPLLHPSSERPSFIDRLANSLTKRKRSTPQKFVGEKQMRFSLSDLPFDVNAGFEKDVEMVPAHHPLDPPYGSSLALMGGEHLRGLRLPPTNCISEVTPVISSVYTQLQALPARLELPGGRDGAEGPEDVGSAVPVLYRGREHSGSPPNGCPDSSDTESTPEDRGSQGPAGSSRQSPAYAKEDPKVPEGPPAARSTPSSAKEALRVLNEDGEQLRAFKCEHCRILFLDHVMFTIHMGCHGFRDPFECNICGYHSQDRYEFSSHIVRGEHKVG, encoded by the exons ATGGATATCGAGGACTGTAACGGGCGATCCTACATCTCTG GAATCTGCTCTTCCTGGAAGGTGAGTGGCTGCGTGCGCCCTGCCAGCGCCGCAGACATGCACACGCAGCCAGGGCTCCAGCGCTGTTTCCAAGGAGTTGGCTGTGAGAACACTCCAGGCTATCTCCAGCAAG GCAAAGGGAGCTGGGCAGGGTCAGGATGCCCCTGGCAAACACCGGTGCCAGCAGCCCCATCCCAAAGGAACATCTGGGGCCTCGCTCACCGCTGTCTCCCTCTTCCCAAAGGCAGTGGGGATTCCTCCCTGGAGAAGGAATTCAGCTCGGCCATCGTGGGGCCCCCCGTGAGCACCCCCAACAGCCAGCACTCGTCCCCGAGCCGCTCGCTCAGTG CCAACTCCATCAAGGTGGAGATGTACAGTGACGAGGAGGGCAGCCGGCTGCTGGGCCAGGACGAGCGGATGCTGGACAAGGACGACAGTGTCATCGTGGAGGATTCCCTCTCGGAGCCCTTGGGCTACTGCGATGGCCCCGGCCAGGAGCCGCATTCCCCTGGTGGTATCCGCTTGCCCAATGGCAAGTTGAAGTGTGACATCTGCGGCATGGTCTGCATCGGCCCCAACGTGCTCATGGTGCACAAGCGCAGCCACACGG GGGAAAGGCCCTTCCATTGCAACCAGTGCGGAGCCTCCTTCACCCAGAAGGGAAACCTCCTGCGTCACATCAAGCTGCACTCTGGAGAGAAGCCCTTCAAGTGTCCCTTCTGCAACTATGCCTGTCGGAGACGGGATGCGCTCACCGGGCACCTCCGGACACACTCCG TCTCCTCCCCTACCGTGGGCAAGCCCTACAAGTGCAACTACTGCGGGCGCAGCTACAAGCAGCAGAGCACGCTGGAGGAGCACAAGGAGCGGTGCCACGGGTACCTGCAGAGCCTGCACCCGGAGCCGCCGGCCCTGCCCAGCCACGCAG GGGACGAGATGAGGGAGCTGGAGATGGTGCCGGAGCCGCTGCTGCACCCGTCCTCCGAGCGGCCCAGCTTCATCGACCGCCTGGCCAACAGCCTCACCAAGAGGAAACGCTCCACGCCCCAGAAGTTCGTGG gggagaagcagatgagaTTCAGCCTCTCGGACCTCCCCTTCGACGTCAACGCCGGCTTCGAGAAGGACGTGGAGATGGTCCCAGCCCATCACCCCCTGGACCCCCCGTACGGCTCCTCCttggccctcatggggggggagcaTCTCCGCGGCCTCCGCCTGCCCCCCACAAACTGCATCTCGGAGGTGACCCCGGTCATCAGCTCCGTGTACACCCAGCTGCAGGCCCTGCCGGCGCGCCTGGAGCTGCCGGGGGGCCGGGACGGGGCCGAGGGCCCCGAGGACGTGGGCTCTGCGGTGCCGGTGCTGTACCGGGGCCGGGAGCACAGCGGCTCCCCCCCCAACGGCTGCCCCGACTCCAGCGACACCGAGAGCACCCCCGAGGACCGGGGCTCGCAGGGGCCCGCGGGCAGCTCCCGTCAGAGCCCTGCTTACGCCAAAGAGGACCCCAAGGTGCCGGAGGGGCCCCCGGCCGCCCGCTCCACCCCGAGCTCTGCCAAAGAAGCCCTGCGGGTGCTCAATGAGGACGGGGAGCAGCTCCGCGCCTTCAAGTGCGAGCACTGCCGCATCCTCTTCCTGGACCACGTCATGTTCACCATCCACATGGGCTGCCACGGCTTCAGAGACCCTTTCGAGTGCAACATCTGTGGCTACCACAGCCAGGACCGGTACGAGTTCTCCTCCCACATCGTGAGGGGCGAGCACAAAGTTGGTTAA
- the RAB5B gene encoding ras-related protein Rab-5B, with product MSSRGAARPNGQSQAGKICQFKLVLLGESAVGKSSLVLRFVKGQFHEYQESTIGAAFLTQSVCLDDTTVKFEIWDTAGQERYHSLAPMYYRGAQAAIVVYDITNQETFARAKTWVKELQRQASPSIVIALAGNKADLASKRMVEYEEAQAYADDNSLLFMETSAKTAMNVNDLFLAIAKKLPKSDPQSTSGAGGRGRGVDLHEQSQQHRSQCCSN from the exons ATGAGCAGCCGAGGCGCAGCCAGGCCGAACGGGCAGTCCCAAGCTGGGAAGATCTGTCAGTTCaaactggtgctgctgggggagtCGGCAGTGGGTAAATCCAGCCTGGTGCTGCGCTTCGTCAAGGGCCAGTTCCACGAGTACCAGGAGAGCACCATCGGAG CGGCATTCCTCACACAATCCGTCTGCCTGGATGACACAACGGTCAAGTTCGAGATCTGGGATACAGCCGGGCAGGAACGGTACCACAGCCTGGCCCCCATGTACTACCGGGGGGCCCAGGCCGCCATCGTGGTCTATGATATCACCAACCAG GAAACCTTTGCACGGGCCAAGACATGGGTGAAGGAGCTGCAGCGCCAGGCGAGCCCCAGCATCGTCATCGCCCTGGCCGGCAACAAAGCCGACCTGGCCAGCAAGCGCATGGTGGAGTACGAG GAGGCTCAGGCATATGCAGATGACAACAGCCTCTTGTTCATGGAGACGTCGGCCAAGACGGCCATGAACGTCAATGACCTCTTCCTGGCCATCG ccAAGAAGCTGCCAAAGAGCGATCCGCAGAGCACGAGTGGGGCCGGCGGCCGGGGCCGTGGTGTGGACCTGCAcgagcagagccagcagcacaggagccagTGTTGTAGCAACTGA
- the IKZF4 gene encoding zinc finger protein Eos isoform X1 → MCPGGQELTLLCFPFQQNPFKMDIEDCNGRSYISGICSSWKVSGCVRPASAADMHTQPGLQRCFQGVGCENTPGYLQQGKGSWAGSGCPWQTPVPAAPSQRNIWGLAHRCLPLPKGSGDSSLEKEFSSAIVGPPVSTPNSQHSSPSRSLSANSIKVEMYSDEEGSRLLGQDERMLDKDDSVIVEDSLSEPLGYCDGPGQEPHSPGGIRLPNGKLKCDICGMVCIGPNVLMVHKRSHTGERPFHCNQCGASFTQKGNLLRHIKLHSGEKPFKCPFCNYACRRRDALTGHLRTHSVSSPTVGKPYKCNYCGRSYKQQSTLEEHKERCHGYLQSLHPEPPALPSHAGDEMRELEMVPEPLLHPSSERPSFIDRLANSLTKRKRSTPQKFVGEKQMRFSLSDLPFDVNAGFEKDVEMVPAHHPLDPPYGSSLALMGGEHLRGLRLPPTNCISEVTPVISSVYTQLQALPARLELPGGRDGAEGPEDVGSAVPVLYRGREHSGSPPNGCPDSSDTESTPEDRGSQGPAGSSRQSPAYAKEDPKVPEGPPAARSTPSSAKEALRVLNEDGEQLRAFKCEHCRILFLDHVMFTIHMGCHGFRDPFECNICGYHSQDRYEFSSHIVRGEHKVG, encoded by the exons ATGTGTCCCGGAGGGCAGGAGCTGACCTTGCTCTGCTTTCCATTCCAGCAAAATCCCTTCAAGATGGATATCGAGGACTGTAACGGGCGATCCTACATCTCTG GAATCTGCTCTTCCTGGAAGGTGAGTGGCTGCGTGCGCCCTGCCAGCGCCGCAGACATGCACACGCAGCCAGGGCTCCAGCGCTGTTTCCAAGGAGTTGGCTGTGAGAACACTCCAGGCTATCTCCAGCAAG GCAAAGGGAGCTGGGCAGGGTCAGGATGCCCCTGGCAAACACCGGTGCCAGCAGCCCCATCCCAAAGGAACATCTGGGGCCTCGCTCACCGCTGTCTCCCTCTTCCCAAAGGCAGTGGGGATTCCTCCCTGGAGAAGGAATTCAGCTCGGCCATCGTGGGGCCCCCCGTGAGCACCCCCAACAGCCAGCACTCGTCCCCGAGCCGCTCGCTCAGTG CCAACTCCATCAAGGTGGAGATGTACAGTGACGAGGAGGGCAGCCGGCTGCTGGGCCAGGACGAGCGGATGCTGGACAAGGACGACAGTGTCATCGTGGAGGATTCCCTCTCGGAGCCCTTGGGCTACTGCGATGGCCCCGGCCAGGAGCCGCATTCCCCTGGTGGTATCCGCTTGCCCAATGGCAAGTTGAAGTGTGACATCTGCGGCATGGTCTGCATCGGCCCCAACGTGCTCATGGTGCACAAGCGCAGCCACACGG GGGAAAGGCCCTTCCATTGCAACCAGTGCGGAGCCTCCTTCACCCAGAAGGGAAACCTCCTGCGTCACATCAAGCTGCACTCTGGAGAGAAGCCCTTCAAGTGTCCCTTCTGCAACTATGCCTGTCGGAGACGGGATGCGCTCACCGGGCACCTCCGGACACACTCCG TCTCCTCCCCTACCGTGGGCAAGCCCTACAAGTGCAACTACTGCGGGCGCAGCTACAAGCAGCAGAGCACGCTGGAGGAGCACAAGGAGCGGTGCCACGGGTACCTGCAGAGCCTGCACCCGGAGCCGCCGGCCCTGCCCAGCCACGCAG GGGACGAGATGAGGGAGCTGGAGATGGTGCCGGAGCCGCTGCTGCACCCGTCCTCCGAGCGGCCCAGCTTCATCGACCGCCTGGCCAACAGCCTCACCAAGAGGAAACGCTCCACGCCCCAGAAGTTCGTGG gggagaagcagatgagaTTCAGCCTCTCGGACCTCCCCTTCGACGTCAACGCCGGCTTCGAGAAGGACGTGGAGATGGTCCCAGCCCATCACCCCCTGGACCCCCCGTACGGCTCCTCCttggccctcatggggggggagcaTCTCCGCGGCCTCCGCCTGCCCCCCACAAACTGCATCTCGGAGGTGACCCCGGTCATCAGCTCCGTGTACACCCAGCTGCAGGCCCTGCCGGCGCGCCTGGAGCTGCCGGGGGGCCGGGACGGGGCCGAGGGCCCCGAGGACGTGGGCTCTGCGGTGCCGGTGCTGTACCGGGGCCGGGAGCACAGCGGCTCCCCCCCCAACGGCTGCCCCGACTCCAGCGACACCGAGAGCACCCCCGAGGACCGGGGCTCGCAGGGGCCCGCGGGCAGCTCCCGTCAGAGCCCTGCTTACGCCAAAGAGGACCCCAAGGTGCCGGAGGGGCCCCCGGCCGCCCGCTCCACCCCGAGCTCTGCCAAAGAAGCCCTGCGGGTGCTCAATGAGGACGGGGAGCAGCTCCGCGCCTTCAAGTGCGAGCACTGCCGCATCCTCTTCCTGGACCACGTCATGTTCACCATCCACATGGGCTGCCACGGCTTCAGAGACCCTTTCGAGTGCAACATCTGTGGCTACCACAGCCAGGACCGGTACGAGTTCTCCTCCCACATCGTGAGGGGCGAGCACAAAGTTGGTTAA
- the IKZF4 gene encoding zinc finger protein Eos isoform X4, which yields MCPGGQELTLLCFPFQQNPFKMDIEDCNGRSYISGICSSWKVSGCVRPASAADMHTQPGLQRCFQGVGCENTPGYLQQGSGDSSLEKEFSSAIVGPPVSTPNSQHSSPSRSLSANSIKVEMYSDEEGSRLLGQDERMLDKDDSVIVEDSLSEPLGYCDGPGQEPHSPGGIRLPNGKLKCDICGMVCIGPNVLMVHKRSHTGERPFHCNQCGASFTQKGNLLRHIKLHSGEKPFKCPFCNYACRRRDALTGHLRTHSVSSPTVGKPYKCNYCGRSYKQQSTLEEHKERCHGYLQSLHPEPPALPSHAGDEMRELEMVPEPLLHPSSERPSFIDRLANSLTKRKRSTPQKFVGEKQMRFSLSDLPFDVNAGFEKDVEMVPAHHPLDPPYGSSLALMGGEHLRGLRLPPTNCISEVTPVISSVYTQLQALPARLELPGGRDGAEGPEDVGSAVPVLYRGREHSGSPPNGCPDSSDTESTPEDRGSQGPAGSSRQSPAYAKEDPKVPEGPPAARSTPSSAKEALRVLNEDGEQLRAFKCEHCRILFLDHVMFTIHMGCHGFRDPFECNICGYHSQDRYEFSSHIVRGEHKVG from the exons ATGTGTCCCGGAGGGCAGGAGCTGACCTTGCTCTGCTTTCCATTCCAGCAAAATCCCTTCAAGATGGATATCGAGGACTGTAACGGGCGATCCTACATCTCTG GAATCTGCTCTTCCTGGAAGGTGAGTGGCTGCGTGCGCCCTGCCAGCGCCGCAGACATGCACACGCAGCCAGGGCTCCAGCGCTGTTTCCAAGGAGTTGGCTGTGAGAACACTCCAGGCTATCTCCAGCAAG GCAGTGGGGATTCCTCCCTGGAGAAGGAATTCAGCTCGGCCATCGTGGGGCCCCCCGTGAGCACCCCCAACAGCCAGCACTCGTCCCCGAGCCGCTCGCTCAGTG CCAACTCCATCAAGGTGGAGATGTACAGTGACGAGGAGGGCAGCCGGCTGCTGGGCCAGGACGAGCGGATGCTGGACAAGGACGACAGTGTCATCGTGGAGGATTCCCTCTCGGAGCCCTTGGGCTACTGCGATGGCCCCGGCCAGGAGCCGCATTCCCCTGGTGGTATCCGCTTGCCCAATGGCAAGTTGAAGTGTGACATCTGCGGCATGGTCTGCATCGGCCCCAACGTGCTCATGGTGCACAAGCGCAGCCACACGG GGGAAAGGCCCTTCCATTGCAACCAGTGCGGAGCCTCCTTCACCCAGAAGGGAAACCTCCTGCGTCACATCAAGCTGCACTCTGGAGAGAAGCCCTTCAAGTGTCCCTTCTGCAACTATGCCTGTCGGAGACGGGATGCGCTCACCGGGCACCTCCGGACACACTCCG TCTCCTCCCCTACCGTGGGCAAGCCCTACAAGTGCAACTACTGCGGGCGCAGCTACAAGCAGCAGAGCACGCTGGAGGAGCACAAGGAGCGGTGCCACGGGTACCTGCAGAGCCTGCACCCGGAGCCGCCGGCCCTGCCCAGCCACGCAG GGGACGAGATGAGGGAGCTGGAGATGGTGCCGGAGCCGCTGCTGCACCCGTCCTCCGAGCGGCCCAGCTTCATCGACCGCCTGGCCAACAGCCTCACCAAGAGGAAACGCTCCACGCCCCAGAAGTTCGTGG gggagaagcagatgagaTTCAGCCTCTCGGACCTCCCCTTCGACGTCAACGCCGGCTTCGAGAAGGACGTGGAGATGGTCCCAGCCCATCACCCCCTGGACCCCCCGTACGGCTCCTCCttggccctcatggggggggagcaTCTCCGCGGCCTCCGCCTGCCCCCCACAAACTGCATCTCGGAGGTGACCCCGGTCATCAGCTCCGTGTACACCCAGCTGCAGGCCCTGCCGGCGCGCCTGGAGCTGCCGGGGGGCCGGGACGGGGCCGAGGGCCCCGAGGACGTGGGCTCTGCGGTGCCGGTGCTGTACCGGGGCCGGGAGCACAGCGGCTCCCCCCCCAACGGCTGCCCCGACTCCAGCGACACCGAGAGCACCCCCGAGGACCGGGGCTCGCAGGGGCCCGCGGGCAGCTCCCGTCAGAGCCCTGCTTACGCCAAAGAGGACCCCAAGGTGCCGGAGGGGCCCCCGGCCGCCCGCTCCACCCCGAGCTCTGCCAAAGAAGCCCTGCGGGTGCTCAATGAGGACGGGGAGCAGCTCCGCGCCTTCAAGTGCGAGCACTGCCGCATCCTCTTCCTGGACCACGTCATGTTCACCATCCACATGGGCTGCCACGGCTTCAGAGACCCTTTCGAGTGCAACATCTGTGGCTACCACAGCCAGGACCGGTACGAGTTCTCCTCCCACATCGTGAGGGGCGAGCACAAAGTTGGTTAA
- the SUOX gene encoding sulfite oxidase, mitochondrial — translation MRGCPDNAYRGAQRGGGSGQQRDRHPVPTGKCRGPFKCIAALSRAAVALLSAGPQDHQRDPEGGVWPRPPHPKGRGFTGGHAHIASLKGAALRRRSRNWKRNAGPAAMLLLRAAAIAAGHRLPLPRRACSRFTPGNPAAGGRRGAATVLAALLGLGAALAYGERRRRVAQAAQAPPSSRYPRYTREEVGRHRSPQDRVWVTHGTDVFDVTDFVELHPGGAEKLLLAAGGALEPFWALYAVHNQPHVLELLREFKVGELSPDEAPPDPSAAQDPFAGDPPRHPGLRISSRKPFNAETPAELLTERFLTPNELFFTRNHLPVPAVDPGSYRLRVEGPEGRVLSLSLSELRSRFPKHEVTATLQCAGNRRSEMSRVRPVKGLAWDIGAIGTARWGGARLRDVLLHAGFGEERDGEWHVCFEGLDADPGGAPYGASIPYGRAVSAGADVLLAYEMNGEELPRDHGFPVRVVVPGVVGARSVKWLGRVAVSAAESPSHWQQNDYKGFSPCVDWDSVDYSSAPAIQELPVQSAITHPRPGAAVPPGELTVKGYAWSGGGRDVVRVDVSLDGGRTWSVASLAGERAAPGRAWAWRLWELRAPVPAGAQLEIVCKAVDRSYNVQPDTVGPIWNLRGVLSNAWHRVPVTVTR, via the exons ATGCGGGGCTGCCCCGATAACGCTTATCGCGGAGCCCAGCGGGGCGGCGGCTCCGGTCAACAACGGGACCGACACCCGGTGCCCACCGGCAAGTGCCGCGGCCCCTTTAAGTGCATTGCTGCTTTAAGCCGcgctgctgttgcccttttaaGCGCGGGCCCCCAGGACCACCAACGGGACCCCGAGGGAGGTGTCTGGCCACGCCCACCCCACCCTAAAGGGCGTGGCTTCACCGGAGGCCACGCCCACATCGCGTCTCTTAAAGGGGCAGCGCTGCGCAGGAGATCGCGCAACTGGAAGCGCAACGCAG GTCCCGCTGCGATGCTGCTGCTCCGCGCTGCCGCTATCGCCGCCGGGCACAG GCTCCCGCTGCCCCGCCGCGCCTGCTCCCGCTTCACCCCCGGTAACCCGGCGGcgggggggcggcggggggcggcCACGGTGCTGGCGGCGCTGCTGGGCCTCGGAGCTGCGCTGGCCTATGGGGAGCGGCGGCGGAGG GTGGCGCAGGCGGCGCAGGCCCCCCCGAGCAGCCGGTACCCCCGGTACACACGGGAGGAGGTCGGGAGGCATCGCTCCCCCCAGGACCGCGTCTGGGTCACTCACGGCACCGACGTCTTCGATGTCACCGACTTCGTGGAGCTTCACCCCGGGGGGGCcgagaagctgctgctggcgGCCGGGGGCGCCCTCGAGCCCTTCTGGGCCCTTTACGCCGTCCACAACCAACCCCACGTCCTGGAGCTGCTGCGGGAGTTCAAGGTGGGGGAGCTCAGCCCCGACGAGGCCCCCCCGGACCCCAGCGCCGCTCAGGACCCGTTCGCCGGGGACCCCCCCCGGCACCCGGGGCTGCGCATCAGCAGCCGGAAGCCGTTCAACGCCGAGACCCCCGCGGAGCTGCTGACCGAGCGCTTCCTGACCCCCAACGAGCTCTTCTTCACCCGCAACCACCTCCCGGTGCCGGCGGTGGACCCGGGCTCGTACCGGCTGCGCGTGGAGGGCCCCGAGGGCCGGGTCCTGTCGCTGTCGCTGTCGGAGCTGCGGAGCCGCTTCCCCAAGCACGAGGTGACGGCAACGCTGCAGTGCGCCGGGAACCGGCGCTCCGAGATGAGCCGCGTGCGCCCCGTCAAGGGCCTGGCCTGGGACATCGGCGCCATCGGCACCGCTCGCTGGGGCGGCGCGCGGCTGCGGGACGTGCTGCTGCACGCAGGGTTCGGTGAGGAGCGCGATGGCGAATGGCACGTGTGCTTCGAGGGGCTCGACGCCGACCCCGGCGGGGCTCCCTACGGGGCTTCCATCCCCTACGGCCGCGCGGTCAGCGCCGGCGCCGACGTCCTGCTCGCCTATGAGATGAACGGGGAGGAGCTGCCCCGCGACCACGGCTTCCCGGTGCGCGTCGTGGTGCCCGGCGTGGTGGGCGCCCGCAGCGTCAAGTGGCTGGGGCGGGTGGCGGTGAGCGCGGCCGAGAGCCCCAGCCACTGGCAGCAGAACGACTACAAGGGCTTCTCGCCCTGCGTGGACTGGGACTCGGTGGATTacagctcagcaccagccaTCCAGGAGCTGCCGGTGCAATCGGCCATCACCCACCCGCGCCCCGGCGCGGCCGTGCCCCCGGGGGAGCTGACGGTGAAGGGGTACGCGTGGAGCGGCGGCGGGCGCGACGTGGTGCGCGTGGACGTGTCCCTGGACGGCGGCCGCACCTGGAGCGTGGCGAGCCTGGCAGGGGAGCGCGCGGCGCCGGGACGAGCGTGGGCCTGGAGGCTGTGGGAGCTGCGGGCGCCGGTGCCGGCGGGCGCCCAGCTGGAGATCGTGTGCAAGGCTGTGGACCGGAGCTACAACGTCCAACCCGACACCGTGGGGCCCATCTGGAACCTGCGCGGGGTCCTTAGCAACGCCTGGCACCGCGTCCCGGTCACCGTCACCCGCTGA
- the IKZF4 gene encoding zinc finger protein Eos isoform X2, whose translation MCPGGQELTLLCFPFQQNPFKMDIEDCNGRSYISGICSSWKVSGCVRPASAADMHTQPGLQRCFQGVGCENTPGYLQQGKGSWAGSGCPWQTPVPAAPSQRNIWGLAHRCLPLPKGSGDSSLEKEFSSAIVGPPVSTPNSQHSSPSRSLSANSIKVEMYSDEEGSRLLGQDERMLDKDDSVIVEDSLSEPLGYCDGPGQEPHSPGGIRLPNGKLKCDICGMVCIGPNVLMVHKRSHTGERPFHCNQCGASFTQKGNLLRHIKLHSGEKPFKCPFCNYACRRRDALTGHLRTHSVSSPTVGKPYKCNYCGRSYKQQSTLEEHKERCHGYLQSLHPEPPALPSHAGDEMRELEMVPEPLLHPSSERPSFIDRLANSLTKRKRSTPQKFVGEKQMRFSLSDLPFDVNAGFEKDVEMVPAHHPLDPPYGSSLALMGGEHLRGLRLPPTNCISEVTPVISSVYTQLQALPARLELPGGRDGAEGPEDVGSAVPVLYRGREHSGSPPNGCPDSSDTESTPEDRGSQGPAGSSRQSPAYAKEDPKVPEGPPAARSTPSSAKEALRVLNEDGEQLRAFKCEHCRILFLDHVMFTIHMGCHGFRDPFECNICGYHSQDRRWMKSKP comes from the exons ATGTGTCCCGGAGGGCAGGAGCTGACCTTGCTCTGCTTTCCATTCCAGCAAAATCCCTTCAAGATGGATATCGAGGACTGTAACGGGCGATCCTACATCTCTG GAATCTGCTCTTCCTGGAAGGTGAGTGGCTGCGTGCGCCCTGCCAGCGCCGCAGACATGCACACGCAGCCAGGGCTCCAGCGCTGTTTCCAAGGAGTTGGCTGTGAGAACACTCCAGGCTATCTCCAGCAAG GCAAAGGGAGCTGGGCAGGGTCAGGATGCCCCTGGCAAACACCGGTGCCAGCAGCCCCATCCCAAAGGAACATCTGGGGCCTCGCTCACCGCTGTCTCCCTCTTCCCAAAGGCAGTGGGGATTCCTCCCTGGAGAAGGAATTCAGCTCGGCCATCGTGGGGCCCCCCGTGAGCACCCCCAACAGCCAGCACTCGTCCCCGAGCCGCTCGCTCAGTG CCAACTCCATCAAGGTGGAGATGTACAGTGACGAGGAGGGCAGCCGGCTGCTGGGCCAGGACGAGCGGATGCTGGACAAGGACGACAGTGTCATCGTGGAGGATTCCCTCTCGGAGCCCTTGGGCTACTGCGATGGCCCCGGCCAGGAGCCGCATTCCCCTGGTGGTATCCGCTTGCCCAATGGCAAGTTGAAGTGTGACATCTGCGGCATGGTCTGCATCGGCCCCAACGTGCTCATGGTGCACAAGCGCAGCCACACGG GGGAAAGGCCCTTCCATTGCAACCAGTGCGGAGCCTCCTTCACCCAGAAGGGAAACCTCCTGCGTCACATCAAGCTGCACTCTGGAGAGAAGCCCTTCAAGTGTCCCTTCTGCAACTATGCCTGTCGGAGACGGGATGCGCTCACCGGGCACCTCCGGACACACTCCG TCTCCTCCCCTACCGTGGGCAAGCCCTACAAGTGCAACTACTGCGGGCGCAGCTACAAGCAGCAGAGCACGCTGGAGGAGCACAAGGAGCGGTGCCACGGGTACCTGCAGAGCCTGCACCCGGAGCCGCCGGCCCTGCCCAGCCACGCAG GGGACGAGATGAGGGAGCTGGAGATGGTGCCGGAGCCGCTGCTGCACCCGTCCTCCGAGCGGCCCAGCTTCATCGACCGCCTGGCCAACAGCCTCACCAAGAGGAAACGCTCCACGCCCCAGAAGTTCGTGG gggagaagcagatgagaTTCAGCCTCTCGGACCTCCCCTTCGACGTCAACGCCGGCTTCGAGAAGGACGTGGAGATGGTCCCAGCCCATCACCCCCTGGACCCCCCGTACGGCTCCTCCttggccctcatggggggggagcaTCTCCGCGGCCTCCGCCTGCCCCCCACAAACTGCATCTCGGAGGTGACCCCGGTCATCAGCTCCGTGTACACCCAGCTGCAGGCCCTGCCGGCGCGCCTGGAGCTGCCGGGGGGCCGGGACGGGGCCGAGGGCCCCGAGGACGTGGGCTCTGCGGTGCCGGTGCTGTACCGGGGCCGGGAGCACAGCGGCTCCCCCCCCAACGGCTGCCCCGACTCCAGCGACACCGAGAGCACCCCCGAGGACCGGGGCTCGCAGGGGCCCGCGGGCAGCTCCCGTCAGAGCCCTGCTTACGCCAAAGAGGACCCCAAGGTGCCGGAGGGGCCCCCGGCCGCCCGCTCCACCCCGAGCTCTGCCAAAGAAGCCCTGCGGGTGCTCAATGAGGACGGGGAGCAGCTCCGCGCCTTCAAGTGCGAGCACTGCCGCATCCTCTTCCTGGACCACGTCATGTTCACCATCCACATGGGCTGCCACGGCTTCAGAGACCCTTTCGAGTGCAACATCTGTGGCTACCACAGCCAGGACCG